One window of the Diospyros lotus cultivar Yz01 chromosome 12, ASM1463336v1, whole genome shotgun sequence genome contains the following:
- the LOC127814055 gene encoding LIM domain-containing protein PLIM2b-like isoform X2, protein MAFTGTVQKCKNCDKVVHFIDMVTAQGASYHKTCFRCSHCNGQLSMGNYSSLDGVLYCQPHYEQHCKESGSYSKKVQPSGKPNELTRTPSKLSSFFSGTQEKCRACNKTVYPLEKVTVEGEFYHKLCFRCAQGGCKLTTSSYAALDGFLYCKPHFAQLFKEKGSYSHLTKTVSGKKTGETPPPETTQEE, encoded by the exons ATGGCATTCACCGGGACCGTCCAGAAATGCAAGAATTGCGACAAAGTTGTCCATTTCATCGACATGGTGACGGCCCAAGGAGCCTCTTATCACAAGACCTGCTTCAGATGCAGCCACTGCAATGGCCAACTTTCG ATGGGTAACTACTCATCCCTGGATGGAGTTTTGTACTGCCAGCCTCACTATGAGCAGCACTGTAAAGAGAGCGGCAGCTACTCCAAGAAAGTCCAACCAT CTGGGAAGCCAAATGAGCTG ACCAGAACCCCAAGCAAGctctcctccttcttctccgGCACCCAGGAGAAATGCCGGGCCTGCAACAAAACCGTGTACCCTCTCGAAAAG GTGACAGTGGAGGGAGAATTTTACCACAAGTTGTGCTTCAGATGCGCTCAAGGAGGGTGCAAACTGACGACCTCATCGTACGCCGCTCTGGACGGGTTCCTCTATTGCAAGCCCCACTTTGCCCAGTTGTTCAAAGAGAAGGGCTCCTACAGCCATCTCACCAAGACTGTTTCCGGCAAGAAAACCGGCGAAACTCCGCCGCCGGAAACCACGCAGGAGGAATAG
- the LOC127814055 gene encoding LIM domain-containing protein WLIM2b-like isoform X1, with protein sequence MAFTGTVQKCKNCDKVVHFIDMVTAQGASYHKTCFRCSHCNGQLSMGNYSSLDGVLYCQPHYEQHCKESGSYSKKVQPSGKPNELVKQSFNSLLLLLISIILHCEFHQNLFPNLQTRTPSKLSSFFSGTQEKCRACNKTVYPLEKVTVEGEFYHKLCFRCAQGGCKLTTSSYAALDGFLYCKPHFAQLFKEKGSYSHLTKTVSGKKTGETPPPETTQEE encoded by the exons ATGGCATTCACCGGGACCGTCCAGAAATGCAAGAATTGCGACAAAGTTGTCCATTTCATCGACATGGTGACGGCCCAAGGAGCCTCTTATCACAAGACCTGCTTCAGATGCAGCCACTGCAATGGCCAACTTTCG ATGGGTAACTACTCATCCCTGGATGGAGTTTTGTACTGCCAGCCTCACTATGAGCAGCACTGTAAAGAGAGCGGCAGCTACTCCAAGAAAGTCCAACCAT CTGGGAAGCCAAATGAGCTGGTAAAACAAAGCTTCAATTCTCTCCTTTTGCTCCTTATTTCCATCATTCTTCACTGTGAATTTCACCAAAATTTATTCCCTAATTTACAGACCAGAACCCCAAGCAAGctctcctccttcttctccgGCACCCAGGAGAAATGCCGGGCCTGCAACAAAACCGTGTACCCTCTCGAAAAG GTGACAGTGGAGGGAGAATTTTACCACAAGTTGTGCTTCAGATGCGCTCAAGGAGGGTGCAAACTGACGACCTCATCGTACGCCGCTCTGGACGGGTTCCTCTATTGCAAGCCCCACTTTGCCCAGTTGTTCAAAGAGAAGGGCTCCTACAGCCATCTCACCAAGACTGTTTCCGGCAAGAAAACCGGCGAAACTCCGCCGCCGGAAACCACGCAGGAGGAATAG